One stretch of Pirellulales bacterium DNA includes these proteins:
- a CDS encoding xanthine dehydrogenase family protein subunit M: protein MKEIEYAAAHSVDEAVGLLAARGDKAKVLAGGTDILVQLREGLRDADLIVDIKKIPELMNLSFSPQKGLHLGASVPCYRVYRDAAVAAAYPALADSARIIGGWQIQSRGSIGGNLCNSSPAADSIPALIALDAKCLIAGPDGRRTVPVAEFCTSPGRNVLKRGELLVALEFAPPAAHEGSRYLRFIPRNEMDIAVVGAGAWLRLNAKGDTIEAARLGLAAVAPTPLPATDVAKWLVGKPATAETFAEGGNRARLLAKPISDMRAPAEYRLHVVGVMATRALTGAAERARGGHVGHSPNGKKY, encoded by the coding sequence TTGAAAGAGATCGAATACGCGGCCGCTCACAGCGTCGACGAGGCGGTTGGCCTGTTGGCCGCACGCGGCGATAAAGCCAAGGTTCTGGCTGGCGGGACCGACATTTTGGTGCAGTTGCGCGAAGGGCTGCGCGATGCCGACCTGATCGTCGACATCAAGAAGATCCCCGAGCTGATGAACCTGTCGTTCAGCCCGCAAAAGGGGCTGCACCTAGGAGCCAGTGTTCCCTGTTACCGCGTTTACCGCGACGCGGCCGTGGCTGCGGCTTACCCGGCACTGGCAGATTCGGCCCGCATCATCGGCGGCTGGCAAATTCAAAGCCGCGGCTCGATTGGCGGGAACCTGTGCAATTCGTCACCGGCAGCCGATTCCATCCCCGCGCTGATCGCTCTCGACGCGAAGTGTTTGATCGCCGGCCCCGATGGCCGCCGCACGGTGCCAGTGGCCGAATTCTGCACCAGTCCTGGGCGCAACGTGCTCAAGCGTGGCGAACTATTGGTGGCGCTCGAATTCGCTCCTCCGGCAGCGCACGAAGGCTCGCGCTACCTGCGCTTCATTCCCCGCAACGAGATGGATATCGCGGTCGTGGGAGCGGGCGCCTGGCTGCGACTCAATGCCAAGGGAGATACGATCGAGGCGGCGCGCCTGGGCCTGGCGGCGGTGGCGCCGACTCCGCTCCCCGCGACCGACGTGGCCAAGTGGCTGGTTGGCAAACCGGCCACGGCCGAAACATTTGCCGAAGGGGGCAATCGCGCGCGATTGCTAGCCAAACCGATCAGCGACATGCGTGCCCCGGCCGAATACCGGTTGCACGTCGTGGGCGTCATGGCGACTCGTGCTCTAACCGGCGCCGCCGAACGAGCCCGTGGCGGACACGTCGGCCACTCGCCCAATGGCAAAAAGTATTGA
- a CDS encoding aldehyde dehydrogenase family protein — protein sequence MATTTETIKQPKIRQTECFIGGKWQPAKSGKTFETVNPATEQVIANVAEGDAADVDLAVAAAREALERGPWSKMDARDRGRLMYKLADLIEEELNDLAALETLDNGKPIRDSRAADLPLTIDCLRYYAGFADKIHGQTIPVRGNYFTYTRREPVGVVGQIIPWNFPMLMVAWKWGPALAAGCTIVMKPAEQTPLTCLRMAKLAQEAGIPDGVINVVPGYGPTAGASIVKHRGVDKVAFTGEHRTAQIIMADASQTLKRLTFELGGKSPNIVFADADLDAAAAGAHFGLYFNQGQCCCAGSRLFVQEKVYDKVVDKIAAMNKTRHVGDPLDPATEQGPQIDQAQFDKIMHYIDLGKKEGAQCLTGGKRHGDRGYFIEPTLFAGVEDEMSIAKDEIFGPVLSVLKFKDVDEIIERGNNTFYGLAAAVWTRDIAKAHHIAAKLRAGTVWVNCYDVFDTAAPFGGFKMSGMGRELGERGLDAYTETKTVTVSLT from the coding sequence ATGGCCACCACTACGGAAACGATCAAACAGCCCAAGATTCGTCAAACGGAATGCTTCATCGGGGGCAAGTGGCAGCCGGCCAAGAGCGGCAAGACCTTCGAAACCGTGAACCCGGCGACCGAGCAAGTGATCGCCAATGTAGCCGAAGGGGACGCGGCCGATGTTGACCTGGCCGTGGCCGCCGCACGCGAAGCGCTCGAGCGCGGACCGTGGAGCAAGATGGACGCCCGCGATCGCGGCCGCTTGATGTACAAGCTGGCCGACTTGATCGAAGAAGAATTGAATGATCTGGCCGCGCTCGAAACGCTCGATAATGGCAAGCCGATTCGCGATTCGCGTGCCGCGGACCTGCCGCTGACGATCGATTGCCTGCGCTACTACGCCGGCTTCGCCGACAAAATCCACGGCCAGACGATTCCGGTGCGCGGCAACTATTTCACTTACACGCGGCGCGAGCCGGTGGGCGTCGTCGGCCAGATCATTCCCTGGAACTTCCCCATGCTGATGGTGGCTTGGAAGTGGGGGCCGGCCTTGGCCGCGGGTTGCACGATCGTGATGAAGCCGGCCGAGCAGACGCCGCTCACCTGCCTGCGCATGGCCAAGCTGGCGCAGGAAGCCGGCATCCCCGACGGCGTAATCAACGTCGTGCCCGGTTACGGGCCGACCGCGGGTGCTTCGATCGTGAAGCATCGCGGCGTGGATAAGGTGGCCTTCACCGGCGAGCATCGCACGGCGCAAATCATCATGGCCGACGCCTCCCAGACCTTGAAGCGGCTGACGTTCGAACTCGGTGGCAAAAGCCCGAACATCGTCTTTGCCGACGCCGATCTCGACGCCGCGGCGGCCGGAGCGCACTTCGGCTTGTACTTCAACCAAGGGCAATGCTGCTGTGCGGGCAGCCGGCTGTTCGTGCAGGAAAAAGTCTATGACAAGGTGGTCGACAAGATCGCGGCGATGAACAAGACGCGCCACGTCGGCGACCCGCTCGACCCGGCGACCGAGCAAGGCCCGCAAATCGACCAGGCGCAGTTCGACAAGATCATGCACTACATCGACCTGGGCAAGAAGGAGGGCGCGCAGTGCCTGACCGGCGGCAAGCGCCACGGCGACCGCGGCTACTTCATCGAGCCGACCTTGTTCGCCGGCGTCGAGGACGAGATGTCGATCGCCAAGGACGAAATCTTCGGACCGGTCTTGTCGGTGCTGAAGTTCAAGGACGTCGACGAGATCATCGAGCGCGGCAATAACACGTTCTATGGTCTCGCCGCCGCCGTGTGGACACGCGACATCGCCAAGGCACACCACATCGCCGCCAAGCTGCGAGCCGGCACCGTGTGGGTCAACTGCTACGACGTTTTCGACACCGCCGCGCCGTTCGGCGGCTTCAAGATGTCAGGCATGGGCCGGGAACTCGGCGAACGCGGACTGGACGCCTACACCGAGACGAAGACGGTGACGGTCAGCTTGACGTAG
- the ruvB gene encoding Holliday junction branch migration DNA helicase RuvB, translating into MREPILKPGAASAAAPVARERFDDDPEDRALRPQRMRDMVGQREVCARLAIAVDASQKRGETLGHILFDGPPGLGKTTFAMVIPRDLGVSVQIASGAALMAPKDLVPYLTNAEEGSVLFVDEIHRLPKAVEEFLYPAMEDFRIDITLGEGVNARTINMPLKPFTLIGATTRTGMLSAPLRDRFQMREHLDFYSLDELAEIVRRSAAKLRAEIDDQSAHEIAVRSRGTPRLANNRLRWVRDYATSKADGRITHQVAQAALDMQGIDYRGLDGQDRKYLETIIRIFHGGPVGVEAVAHTMNTATDTLEDEVEPFLLRAGLVVRTPRGRKATPDAYDHLKLDRPEPEDSQPRLF; encoded by the coding sequence GTGCGTGAGCCGATTCTCAAACCTGGTGCCGCCTCGGCCGCCGCGCCGGTCGCGCGCGAGCGCTTCGACGACGATCCCGAGGATCGCGCCCTGCGCCCGCAGCGGATGCGCGACATGGTGGGGCAGCGCGAGGTTTGTGCCCGACTGGCCATCGCCGTCGATGCCTCGCAAAAGCGCGGCGAGACGCTCGGGCATATCCTGTTCGACGGCCCGCCCGGTCTGGGAAAGACCACGTTTGCCATGGTCATCCCGCGCGATCTGGGCGTTTCGGTGCAGATTGCCAGCGGCGCGGCGCTGATGGCCCCCAAGGACCTCGTGCCGTACCTCACCAACGCCGAAGAAGGCTCGGTCCTGTTCGTCGACGAGATTCACCGTCTGCCCAAAGCCGTCGAAGAGTTCCTCTATCCAGCGATGGAGGATTTTCGCATCGACATAACGCTGGGCGAAGGGGTCAACGCCCGCACGATCAACATGCCGCTCAAGCCGTTCACGCTGATCGGCGCGACAACGCGGACCGGCATGCTGTCGGCGCCGTTGCGCGATCGCTTCCAGATGCGCGAGCACCTCGATTTTTACTCGCTGGACGAGTTGGCCGAGATCGTGCGCCGCAGCGCCGCGAAACTGCGGGCCGAGATCGACGACCAGAGTGCCCACGAGATCGCCGTGCGCAGCCGGGGGACGCCGCGCCTGGCCAACAACCGTTTGCGCTGGGTGCGCGATTATGCCACGAGCAAAGCTGATGGCCGGATCACGCACCAGGTCGCGCAAGCGGCCCTCGACATGCAGGGGATCGACTATCGCGGGCTCGACGGGCAGGACCGCAAGTACCTGGAAACGATCATCCGCATCTTTCACGGTGGACCGGTCGGCGTCGAGGCCGTGGCCCACACAATGAACACCGCGACCGACACGCTGGAAGACGAAGTCGAGCCGTTTCTCTTGCGCGCGGGCCTGGTGGTCCGCACCCCGCGCGGCCGCAAAGCCACGCCCGACGCGTACGATCACCTCAAGCTCGACCGCCCCGAGCCCGAAGATAGCCAGCCGCGGCTGTTCTAG
- the ruvA gene encoding Holliday junction branch migration protein RuvA yields the protein MITKITGKLLSVAEDVATLRFGAFDFEVFIPEFARRQLQNRLGEEISLHTIDYLEGNPMQGRMTPRLIGFLSEVEREFFELFCSVDGVGVKKALRAMVRPVREVATAIEEQDAKLLASLPGVGPATSERIIAKLRRKVPKFALLVAREEAFETIEEHDLVQETFQVLRQLGHSEAEARRLLDTALAGKKKYADVQALLQAIYQQRQGK from the coding sequence GTGATTACGAAGATTACCGGCAAGCTGCTTTCCGTGGCCGAAGATGTGGCCACGCTACGCTTTGGCGCTTTCGATTTCGAAGTGTTCATCCCTGAGTTCGCCCGCCGACAGTTGCAAAACCGACTCGGCGAGGAAATCAGCCTGCACACGATCGACTACCTGGAAGGAAACCCGATGCAGGGGCGGATGACGCCGCGGCTGATCGGGTTTTTGAGCGAAGTCGAGCGCGAGTTCTTCGAGTTGTTTTGCTCGGTCGACGGCGTGGGCGTAAAAAAGGCGCTGCGGGCCATGGTCCGCCCGGTGCGCGAGGTCGCCACGGCGATCGAAGAGCAAGACGCGAAGCTCTTGGCCAGCCTGCCCGGCGTCGGCCCCGCTACCTCGGAGCGAATCATTGCCAAGCTGCGTCGCAAAGTGCCGAAGTTTGCTCTACTCGTGGCGCGCGAAGAAGCGTTCGAGACGATCGAGGAACACGACCTGGTGCAGGAGACGTTCCAGGTTTTGCGCCAGCTGGGCCATTCCGAAGCCGAAGCGCGGCGCTTACTCGACACGGCCCTGGCCGGCAAGAAGAAATACGCCGACGTGCAAGCGCTGCTGCAGGCGATCTATCAGCAGAGGCAAGGGAAGTGA
- the ruvC gene encoding crossover junction endodeoxyribonuclease RuvC gives MTTTRTAPRVLGIDPGLKVTGYAVLEVSPRGPQLCEAGVIRGRTRDSLAARVNEIFDGVADVIASFSPSCMALEELFSHYKRPRTSILMGHARGVICLAAARAGIPVTSYSATRIKKTLTGNGQAAKPQMQRAVARELGLTEAPEPHDVADALAAALCHFYMQPDWAAVARRRA, from the coding sequence ATGACTACCACCCGCACAGCGCCGCGCGTTCTGGGGATTGATCCCGGGCTGAAGGTGACCGGGTACGCGGTACTGGAAGTGTCGCCGCGTGGTCCGCAACTGTGCGAGGCAGGTGTGATCCGTGGACGCACGCGTGATTCGCTGGCAGCGCGTGTCAACGAGATCTTCGACGGCGTCGCCGACGTGATCGCTTCGTTCTCGCCGTCGTGTATGGCCTTGGAAGAGCTCTTTTCGCATTACAAGCGGCCGCGCACGTCGATCTTGATGGGGCATGCGCGAGGAGTTATCTGCCTGGCCGCGGCGCGCGCCGGCATCCCTGTCACGAGCTATAGCGCGACGCGCATCAAAAAGACCCTCACGGGCAACGGTCAGGCCGCCAAGCCGCAAATGCAGCGGGCCGTAGCCCGCGAGCTTGGTCTCACCGAAGCGCCCGAGCCGCATGATGTGGCCGACGCCTTGGCCGCGGCTCTATGTCATTTCTACATGCAGCCCGACTGGGCCGCGGTCGCGCGCCGGCGGGCTTGA
- the cysS gene encoding cysteine--tRNA ligase, whose amino-acid sequence MSIRVYNTLSKTKEPFETVEPGKVGIYLCGPTVYKPSHIGHMVGPVIFDAVKRYLVYCGYEVTWVVNITDVDDKLIAESNARGMSMAALAEEMTADYMDNLDAMGIDTIDHFPRATATIDEIIKITQTLVDKGFAYAADGDVYFDVARDSEYGKLSNRSIESLHGDGGDMAGRKRAAADFALWKSAKPGEPAWDSPWGKGRPGWHIECSAMSRKLLGETFDIHGGGLDLVFPHHENEIAQSECAHGKPQAKYWMHNGLMQASNEVGKVGGRNTRELDAGDQAAQESGKLGKSKGASAFRDLLKKFAGETIRYFVLNTHYRRPIDFSEERIADVEKGLTAFYRFFQRYERVTGESFYKLSTITARPAGDEAASDPAVSAEVRTFRDRFLASMDDDFNTGGAIGVLQQLLTSLNRFVETADLEGAGKQNTAAVASLKAGTRVLRELAGTLGLFRAPPKSPAALEDRSGPGGGLTAKLLELLIALRAEARKAKNFALSDQIRDRLAALGVTLEDRPDGTGWTIQK is encoded by the coding sequence ATGTCGATCCGCGTCTACAACACGCTGTCGAAGACCAAGGAACCGTTCGAGACCGTCGAGCCGGGCAAGGTGGGCATCTACCTGTGCGGTCCCACGGTTTATAAGCCCAGCCATATTGGACACATGGTTGGGCCGGTGATTTTCGACGCCGTGAAGCGTTACCTGGTCTATTGCGGCTACGAAGTTACCTGGGTCGTCAACATCACTGACGTCGATGACAAGCTGATCGCGGAATCGAACGCCCGCGGCATGTCGATGGCCGCCCTGGCCGAGGAGATGACGGCCGACTACATGGACAACTTGGACGCGATGGGGATCGACACGATCGACCACTTCCCGCGCGCCACGGCCACGATCGACGAAATCATCAAGATTACGCAGACGCTGGTCGACAAGGGCTTTGCCTACGCCGCCGACGGGGACGTCTATTTCGACGTTGCCCGCGACTCGGAATACGGCAAGCTCAGTAATCGCTCGATCGAATCGCTGCACGGTGACGGTGGCGATATGGCCGGCCGCAAGCGCGCCGCGGCGGACTTCGCCCTGTGGAAAAGCGCCAAGCCGGGCGAGCCCGCTTGGGACAGCCCCTGGGGTAAAGGTCGCCCTGGCTGGCACATCGAGTGCTCGGCCATGAGCCGCAAGCTGCTGGGCGAGACGTTCGACATTCACGGCGGCGGTCTGGACCTGGTCTTCCCACACCACGAGAACGAGATCGCGCAGAGCGAGTGCGCGCACGGCAAGCCGCAGGCCAAGTACTGGATGCACAACGGCCTGATGCAGGCTTCGAACGAAGTCGGCAAGGTCGGCGGCCGCAACACCCGCGAGCTCGACGCCGGAGATCAGGCCGCGCAAGAGTCAGGCAAGCTCGGCAAATCCAAAGGCGCAAGCGCGTTCCGCGATCTTTTGAAGAAGTTCGCCGGCGAGACGATTCGTTACTTCGTCCTCAACACACACTACCGCCGGCCGATCGACTTCAGCGAGGAACGCATCGCCGACGTCGAAAAAGGCCTGACCGCGTTCTATCGCTTTTTCCAGCGTTACGAACGGGTCACAGGCGAGAGCTTTTACAAGCTGTCGACCATCACCGCGCGCCCCGCGGGGGACGAAGCGGCGAGCGACCCGGCGGTTTCGGCCGAGGTTCGCACGTTCCGCGATCGCTTTCTGGCCTCGATGGACGACGATTTCAACACCGGCGGCGCGATCGGCGTATTGCAGCAACTGCTGACTTCGCTGAACCGCTTCGTGGAAACCGCCGACCTGGAAGGCGCCGGCAAGCAGAATACGGCCGCCGTGGCCAGTCTGAAGGCCGGCACCCGCGTGCTGCGCGAACTGGCCGGGACACTGGGGTTGTTCCGGGCACCGCCGAAATCGCCGGCCGCACTGGAGGATAGATCCGGACCAGGCGGTGGACTGACAGCCAAATTGCTGGAACTTTTGATCGCGCTGCGTGCCGAGGCGCGGAAGGCCAAGAACTTCGCTCTCTCGGATCAAATTCGCGACCGCCTGGCGGCACTCGGCGTAACGCTCGAAGATCGCCCCGACGGTACTGGTTGGACGATCCAGAAATAG
- the ispF gene encoding 2-C-methyl-D-erythritol 2,4-cyclodiphosphate synthase, producing MRVGIGHDTHRLVPGGPLRLGGIDVPHDQGAFGHSDADVLLHAVTDALLGACALGDIGELFPDTDPANRGRDSADMLSVAYQRVQTAGYRIVNLDCIVFAQRPKLSPYKETIRQRLASLLSIPTDCVGLKAKTGEAVGPVGRQEAIMAECVVLLEKC from the coding sequence ATGCGAGTCGGGATTGGCCACGACACCCATCGGCTCGTTCCCGGCGGCCCGCTGAGGCTCGGGGGAATCGACGTTCCGCACGACCAGGGGGCGTTCGGGCACAGCGATGCTGACGTGCTTTTGCACGCCGTGACCGACGCGTTGCTCGGTGCCTGTGCCCTGGGGGACATCGGCGAGCTGTTTCCCGATACGGATCCGGCCAATCGTGGGCGCGATTCGGCCGATATGCTCTCGGTGGCCTACCAGCGGGTACAGACGGCCGGCTATCGGATCGTGAACTTGGATTGCATCGTGTTCGCCCAGCGGCCTAAGCTCTCACCCTATAAGGAGACGATACGGCAGCGGCTGGCTTCCCTGCTCTCGATCCCCACGGATTGCGTGGGGCTGAAGGCCAAAACCGGCGAGGCCGTGGGGCCCGTCGGCCGGCAGGAAGCGATCATGGCCGAATGCGTCGTACTACTTGAGAAATGCTGA
- a CDS encoding ABC transporter ATP-binding protein, translated as MAIIEIEGLSKAYRVYQKREGLVASMRGLFRREYRTVEAVRGIDLAVEQGEFVAFLGPNGAGKTTTLKLLSGVITPTGGSARVMGHVPWKRENAYRRRFALVMGQKNQLWWDLPAQESFRLHQQIYMIEPERFARTRDELVDLLGVGRLLGRPVRELSLGERMKMELIAALLHSPEVLFLDEPTIGLDVIAQHNIQQFLRHYQQLRRITILLTSHYMKDVAALCKRVVIIAHGRIIYDGSLSGIIDRFSNHKVVTLLFADDRMPSDLARYGEVVEQQAPKVKLRVERRAVAEMLSGILARHAIEDVTVEDPPLEEVIAEMFSTAGEQAPEEQAIDRAAERVV; from the coding sequence ATGGCGATCATCGAAATAGAGGGGCTGTCGAAGGCCTATCGGGTTTATCAGAAGCGCGAGGGGCTGGTGGCCTCGATGCGGGGGCTGTTTCGTCGCGAATACCGCACGGTCGAGGCCGTCCGCGGCATTGACCTCGCGGTCGAGCAAGGCGAGTTCGTCGCTTTCCTAGGGCCCAACGGCGCCGGCAAGACCACCACGCTCAAGCTGCTCTCGGGCGTGATCACGCCCACCGGGGGCTCGGCACGCGTCATGGGACACGTCCCCTGGAAACGCGAGAATGCCTATCGCCGACGCTTCGCCCTGGTGATGGGGCAGAAGAATCAACTCTGGTGGGATCTGCCCGCGCAAGAGTCGTTCCGTCTGCACCAGCAGATCTACATGATCGAGCCCGAGCGTTTTGCCCGCACGCGCGACGAGCTGGTCGACCTGCTGGGAGTCGGTCGCTTGCTGGGCCGCCCGGTGCGCGAATTGTCGCTGGGCGAGCGCATGAAAATGGAGTTGATCGCCGCCCTGCTGCACTCGCCCGAGGTATTATTCCTCGATGAGCCGACGATCGGACTGGACGTCATCGCACAGCACAACATTCAACAGTTCCTCCGCCATTATCAGCAGTTGCGGCGGATCACGATCCTGCTCACGAGCCACTACATGAAGGACGTGGCCGCGCTGTGCAAGCGCGTCGTGATCATCGCGCACGGCCGGATCATCTACGACGGCTCGCTGTCAGGCATTATCGACCGTTTCAGCAATCATAAGGTCGTGACCCTCTTGTTCGCCGACGACCGCATGCCGAGCGATCTTGCCCGTTACGGCGAAGTCGTCGAGCAGCAGGCGCCCAAGGTGAAGCTGCGCGTCGAGCGGCGGGCCGTGGCCGAAATGCTCAGCGGCATCCTCGCCCGGCATGCGATCGAGGACGTGACGGTCGAAGATCCGCCGCTGGAGGAAGTAATCGCCGAAATGTTCTCGACCGCCGGCGAGCAAGCACCCGAAGAGCAGGCGATCGACCGCGCGGCGGAGCGGGTGGTTTAG
- a CDS encoding ATP-binding protein, with amino-acid sequence MRFRRLRDVFRSLRFRLTLWNTAVVLLTVVCTLMGVREALRFALRHEIDQLLREDALEVELAVEEMHNSIDNEAFSAEMTRKVAAHVERGMFVELLDERDRVLWCSENTPSEQRFKSDLRDGTMTIGGVRYRVVQSHLERPNLPAFTVRVGSSMASADEDIAKVTQVMLGVALLIMLIAPLGGFWLSGRATHPLAQIIHTADQLRPRRMEERLPIRGTGDELDQLSTTINRFLDLIAEYLDRNREFVANAAHDLRSPLAAIQSSVEVTLNSDRTIDEYKELLCEIVDECSSLSSLVNQLLLLAESDAGSMQIDTKAVALDHLTKHSVDMFQGAAEERGVDLHFGKFETLPVRGDAQRLQQVVNNLIDNAVKFTPPGGAVTVDLIHDRERAKAVLIVRDTGMGIPPDDLPHVFERFYRGDKSRHRENQPGGTGLGLSICQSIVQAHGGRIDVQSVLGQGTTATVQLPAVPHDQNAGWAAAYAASQA; translated from the coding sequence ATGCGATTCCGGCGGCTTAGGGACGTCTTTCGCTCGTTACGTTTTCGCCTCACTCTGTGGAACACCGCCGTCGTGCTGTTGACGGTGGTGTGTACCTTGATGGGCGTTCGTGAGGCGTTGCGCTTCGCCCTGCGCCACGAAATCGATCAACTGCTGCGCGAGGACGCGCTGGAGGTCGAGCTGGCCGTCGAGGAGATGCACAATTCGATCGACAACGAGGCCTTCTCGGCGGAAATGACCCGCAAGGTCGCGGCCCACGTCGAGCGCGGCATGTTCGTCGAGCTTTTGGACGAGCGCGACAGGGTTCTGTGGTGCAGTGAAAACACCCCTTCGGAGCAGCGTTTCAAGTCCGATTTGCGCGACGGCACCATGACGATCGGCGGCGTGCGATATCGCGTCGTGCAATCACATTTGGAACGGCCGAACTTACCGGCATTCACCGTGCGCGTGGGCTCGTCGATGGCTAGCGCCGACGAAGATATCGCCAAGGTTACGCAGGTGATGTTGGGCGTCGCGCTATTGATCATGCTCATCGCGCCTTTGGGCGGATTCTGGCTGTCGGGGCGTGCGACGCATCCCCTCGCGCAGATCATCCACACGGCCGATCAGCTACGGCCGCGGAGGATGGAAGAGCGGCTTCCTATTCGCGGCACGGGGGACGAGCTCGACCAACTATCAACCACGATCAATCGTTTTCTCGACCTGATCGCCGAATACCTCGACCGCAACCGGGAATTCGTCGCCAATGCCGCGCACGATCTGCGCTCGCCGCTGGCCGCCATTCAGAGTTCCGTCGAAGTCACGCTCAACAGTGACCGCACGATCGATGAATACAAGGAACTGTTGTGCGAGATCGTCGACGAATGCAGCAGTCTCAGTTCGCTCGTTAATCAACTTTTGCTGTTGGCCGAGAGCGACGCCGGCAGCATGCAAATCGATACCAAGGCCGTGGCGCTCGATCACTTGACCAAGCACTCCGTCGACATGTTCCAAGGCGCTGCCGAAGAACGCGGCGTCGACTTGCACTTCGGCAAGTTCGAAACGCTGCCCGTCCGCGGTGACGCCCAGCGGCTGCAACAGGTGGTCAATAACCTGATCGACAACGCCGTCAAGTTCACCCCACCCGGCGGTGCGGTGACGGTCGATCTGATTCACGATCGCGAACGCGCGAAAGCGGTCTTGATTGTTCGCGATACAGGCATGGGGATCCCGCCCGACGATTTGCCGCACGTGTTTGAGCGGTTCTATCGCGGCGACAAATCGCGGCATCGCGAGAATCAGCCCGGCGGCACCGGCCTAGGCCTGAGCATTTGCCAGTCGATCGTCCAGGCCCACGGCGGCCGCATCGACGTTCAAAGCGTTTTGGGACAGGGAACGACAGCCACCGTGCAACTGCCGGCCGTGCCGCACGACCAGAATGCCGGTTGGGCCGCCGCTTACGCCGCGTCGCAGGCGTAG
- a CDS encoding response regulator transcription factor — translation MNVLVIEDDPVIGKALRQGFVEGGSECAWAKDGVRGLEMASSQQYDVIIIDLMLPRMPGLEVLNKLRTQGLQTPTILLTALGSVEERVAGLNAGADDYMVKPFAFTELTARIEAVCRRTATRPRPVLQVRDITLDLTTRRVTRGGVEVDLTPTEFSLLELLMRYAGQVVTRKMLCEHLWQSDWEGTTNVIEVHINRLRGKLDRKFGESMIQTVRGRGYAIPAA, via the coding sequence GTGAACGTTCTAGTAATCGAAGACGACCCGGTCATCGGTAAGGCGTTGCGGCAAGGGTTCGTCGAAGGGGGGAGCGAGTGCGCGTGGGCCAAGGACGGCGTCCGCGGCCTGGAGATGGCCAGCAGCCAACAATACGACGTCATCATTATCGATCTCATGCTGCCGCGCATGCCTGGCCTGGAGGTGTTGAACAAATTGCGCACGCAAGGGCTGCAGACTCCCACGATCCTATTGACGGCGCTCGGCTCGGTCGAGGAGCGCGTGGCGGGACTTAACGCGGGCGCCGACGACTATATGGTCAAGCCGTTCGCGTTCACCGAGTTGACGGCGCGCATCGAGGCGGTTTGCCGGCGCACGGCGACACGACCGCGTCCCGTGCTACAAGTCCGCGATATCACCCTGGATCTGACCACGCGCCGCGTGACTCGCGGCGGCGTGGAGGTCGACCTGACGCCCACCGAGTTCAGCCTGTTGGAATTGTTGATGCGTTACGCGGGGCAAGTCGTGACGCGCAAGATGCTGTGCGAGCACCTGTGGCAATCCGACTGGGAGGGAACCACCAACGTGATCGAGGTGCATATCAATCGGCTGCGCGGTAAGCTCGATCGCAAATTCGGCGAATCGATGATCCAAACGGTACGAGGTCGCGGTTATGCGATTCCGGCGGCTTAG